The Xanthomonas sp. DAR 34887 genome has a segment encoding these proteins:
- a CDS encoding DUF3175 domain-containing protein — protein MAHSSSNVSTAHWVQRVNDSSDALELTPSVFERDDPVSIARSLKHSADQSARRRTGPYRSAMSMLTFYINRAGKQLPAQRREVLEQAKDELRSLYGKPRRGTAG, from the coding sequence ATGGCACACAGCAGCTCGAATGTTTCCACCGCCCACTGGGTGCAGCGCGTCAACGACAGCAGCGATGCGCTGGAGCTCACGCCCAGCGTGTTCGAACGCGACGACCCGGTGTCCATCGCCCGTTCGCTCAAGCACTCCGCCGACCAGAGCGCGCGGCGCCGCACCGGTCCCTACCGCTCGGCGATGTCGATGCTGACCTTCTACATCAACCGCGCCGGCAAGCAGCTGCCGGCCCAGCGCCGCGAGGTGCTGGAACAGGCCAAGGACGAACTGCGCAGCCTGTACGGCAAGCCGCGCCGGGGCACCGCGGGCTGA
- a CDS encoding EAL domain-containing protein codes for MIKEPDVSDWVQRPADTAADPGSVASAMSEDALLLSRIILAQGEIAAAGSDPLQVVDVVTRRAQELTRSNGAVVEMCDGNDMLYWSASGTAERHLGLRLPSNGSLSGLCMRSGKVLQCDDSEQDPRVNLEACRKVGLRSMLVVPLSYGDRGIGVLKVMSPYPCSYTPQDVRTLEMLATLVGATLALAMDRAALQTDIARRQNAEKHAFREKAAIATRIREVVANERLQIVTQPVLALSTQRIVGVEALSRFPSHPGLAPLRWFDDASKVGLALELELTAVRKALPLLAQLPAPLYLALNVSAQTLLHPQLEALLHGHDLSRVVLEITEQLQAPDYPRLSEHIGALQRQGLRVALDDAGTGFASLRHLLHLSPDIIKLDLTLTRGIDAEPRRQRLALAILSFAAETDASVIVEGIETESELATLQALGARYGQGYQLAHPGPLSAHLARYPAIGDAAD; via the coding sequence ATGATCAAGGAACCCGACGTTTCGGACTGGGTCCAGCGCCCTGCCGATACCGCTGCCGACCCTGGCTCCGTCGCCTCGGCGATGAGCGAGGATGCACTGCTGCTGTCGCGGATCATCCTCGCCCAGGGCGAGATCGCCGCTGCCGGCAGCGATCCGCTGCAGGTGGTCGACGTGGTGACCCGCCGCGCGCAGGAGCTAACCCGCTCCAACGGCGCGGTGGTGGAGATGTGCGACGGCAACGACATGCTGTACTGGTCGGCCAGCGGTACCGCCGAACGGCACCTGGGCCTGCGCCTGCCCAGCAACGGCAGCCTGTCCGGACTGTGCATGCGCAGCGGCAAGGTGCTGCAGTGCGACGATTCCGAGCAGGACCCGCGGGTCAATCTCGAGGCGTGCCGCAAGGTCGGCCTGCGTTCGATGCTGGTGGTGCCGCTCAGCTATGGCGATCGCGGCATCGGCGTGCTCAAGGTGATGTCGCCCTACCCCTGCAGCTACACCCCGCAGGACGTGCGTACGTTGGAAATGCTGGCGACCCTGGTCGGCGCGACGCTGGCATTGGCGATGGACCGCGCCGCGCTGCAGACCGATATCGCGCGCCGCCAGAACGCGGAAAAGCATGCGTTCCGCGAGAAGGCGGCGATCGCCACGCGCATCCGCGAGGTGGTCGCCAACGAACGCCTGCAGATCGTGACCCAGCCGGTGCTGGCGCTTTCCACGCAGCGCATCGTCGGCGTGGAAGCCTTGTCGCGGTTCCCGTCCCATCCCGGCCTGGCGCCGCTGCGCTGGTTCGACGACGCGAGCAAGGTCGGGCTGGCGCTGGAGCTGGAGCTGACCGCGGTGCGCAAGGCGCTGCCGTTGCTGGCGCAATTGCCCGCGCCGCTGTACCTGGCGCTCAACGTCTCCGCGCAGACCCTGCTGCACCCGCAGCTGGAGGCGCTGCTGCACGGCCACGACCTGTCGCGGGTGGTGCTGGAGATCACCGAGCAGTTGCAGGCGCCGGACTATCCGCGCCTGTCCGAGCATATCGGCGCGCTGCAGCGGCAAGGCCTGCGCGTCGCGCTGGACGACGCCGGCACCGGCTTCGCCAGCCTGCGCCACCTGCTGCACCTGTCGCCTGACATCATCAAGCTGGACCTGACCCTGACCCGCGGCATCGACGCCGAACCGCGGCGCCAGCGGCTGGCGCTGGCGATCCTGTCCTTCGCCGCCGAGACCGACGCCAGCGTCATCGTCGAGGGCATCGAGACCGAGAGCGAACTGGCCACGCTGCAGGCGCTGGGCGCGCGCTACGGGCAAGGCTACCAACTGGCGCATCCGGGGCCGCTGTCGGCGCACCTGGCGCGCTATCCGGCAATCGGCGACGCGGCGGACTGA